From Brachyspira pilosicoli, a single genomic window includes:
- a CDS encoding ABC transporter ATP-binding protein yields the protein MSIIKIDNISKDYGSGRGVFDLFFEVNRGEIFGMLGPNGAGKTTTIRQLMGFIKSDKGSAKILDMDCFINRANIQSKLGYLPGEIAFMDEMKGSDFIKFIAEMKSIKNKNRIKELIDLFELDANRKINKMSKGTKQKIGIVCAFMNEPEVVILDEPTSGLDPLMQKKFIELILEEKRKGTTIFMSSHIFEEVEKTCDRTAILKDGKLIAIENMEELKSKKNKNFEVVFKTNEEALNFKNKISFKSELNNNTIKVVIANNEVNSFIKELSNYDVLDINSSSQSLEELFLHFYNK from the coding sequence ATGTCTATAATAAAAATAGATAATATTAGTAAAGATTATGGAAGCGGCAGGGGAGTATTTGATTTGTTTTTTGAAGTGAATAGAGGTGAAATATTTGGAATGCTTGGCCCTAATGGAGCAGGTAAGACAACAACTATAAGGCAGCTGATGGGGTTTATAAAGTCTGATAAAGGCAGTGCTAAAATATTAGATATGGACTGTTTTATTAACAGAGCAAATATACAATCAAAGCTTGGATATTTGCCTGGAGAAATTGCTTTTATGGATGAGATGAAGGGGAGTGATTTTATAAAATTTATTGCTGAAATGAAATCAATAAAAAATAAAAATAGAATTAAAGAGCTTATAGATTTGTTTGAACTTGATGCGAATAGAAAAATAAATAAAATGTCTAAAGGTACAAAACAGAAAATAGGTATAGTATGTGCTTTTATGAATGAGCCTGAGGTTGTTATATTAGATGAGCCTACAAGCGGACTTGACCCTTTGATGCAAAAAAAGTTTATTGAATTGATTTTAGAAGAGAAGAGAAAAGGCACTACTATTTTTATGTCATCTCATATATTTGAAGAAGTTGAAAAAACATGTGATAGAACTGCTATATTAAAAGACGGCAAACTCATAGCAATAGAAAATATGGAAGAATTAAAATCTAAAAAGAATAAAAATTTTGAAGTGGTTTTTAAAACAAATGAAGAAGCGTTAAATTTCAAAAATAAAATTAGTTTTAAATCTGAATTGAATAATAATACTATAAAAGTTGTTATTGCTAATAATGAAGTTAATAGCTTTATAAAAGAACTTAGCAATTATGATGTATTGGATATTAATTCTTCAAGTCAGAGTTTGGAGGAGTTATTTTTGCATTTTTATAATAAGTGA
- a CDS encoding TetR/AcrR family transcriptional regulator → MNTNIPEEKKEAIINTSIEEFAKHEYKHAILENIASNANISKSLLLYHFKTKKKLYEYVYNYVYEYIEKIIADSNFYKIKDFFELMEYSFYKKLEMMERHKSIFDFLIQGYFDESEDVKEIVNNYKNKKQIDINSYFKNIDKSKFRDDVDIEDIIEMITYTSEGYLQSRKKMTKKIDKEDMIKQYSKWMRMFKQISYKKKYL, encoded by the coding sequence ATGAACACTAATATACCAGAAGAAAAAAAAGAAGCTATTATAAACACATCAATCGAAGAGTTTGCAAAGCATGAATATAAACATGCTATTTTAGAAAATATTGCGAGTAATGCCAATATATCTAAATCTTTGCTTTTATATCATTTTAAGACTAAGAAAAAATTGTATGAATATGTTTATAATTATGTATATGAATATATAGAGAAAATAATTGCAGATTCTAACTTTTACAAGATAAAAGATTTTTTTGAGCTTATGGAATATTCTTTTTATAAAAAGTTAGAAATGATGGAGAGGCATAAATCTATATTTGATTTTTTAATACAGGGATATTTTGATGAGAGTGAAGATGTAAAAGAAATAGTTAATAATTATAAAAATAAAAAGCAAATTGATATAAATAGTTATTTTAAAAATATTGATAAAAGTAAGTTTAGAGATGATGTTGATATAGAAGATATTATAGAAATGATAACATACACATCGGAAGGTTATTTGCAAAGCAGAAAGAAAATGACTAAAAAAATAGATAAAGAAGATATGATAAAGCAGTATTCTAAGTGGATGAGGATGTTTAAGCAGATTTCATACAAGAAAAAATATTTATAA